Proteins from one Bradyrhizobium roseum genomic window:
- a CDS encoding amidohydrolase family protein: MTDIVDAHHHIWRQADLPWLSGPMQPRIFGPYEPIRRDYPIEEYLADLAGCGVTRSVYVQTNWANDRFEDETAWVQQTAKEHGWPHAIVAYADFNVEDVRPQLDRLARYPLVRGVRMQLHWHDNPLYRFAARPDLCADPTIRRNIARLAEYGFSFDLQVFAPQMADAVGLADACPGVIFVLQHAGMLEDLSPAGRSAWRGGMMRLAACPNIVAKLSGLGTFIHRNDPALITEIVADTVAIFGAERCLFGSNFPIEKLWTSYRELVDAHRAAIAHLNAEQREAVLSRTAARVYRLQT; this comes from the coding sequence GTGACCGACATCGTCGACGCCCATCATCACATCTGGCGGCAGGCCGACCTGCCCTGGCTTTCGGGCCCGATGCAGCCGCGCATCTTCGGACCCTACGAGCCGATCCGCCGCGACTATCCGATCGAAGAATATCTCGCCGACCTCGCCGGCTGCGGCGTGACGCGCTCGGTCTATGTGCAGACCAACTGGGCCAACGACCGTTTTGAGGACGAAACCGCCTGGGTGCAGCAAACCGCCAAGGAGCACGGCTGGCCGCACGCCATCGTCGCCTACGCCGACTTCAACGTCGAAGACGTCCGTCCACAACTGGACCGTCTGGCGCGCTATCCGCTGGTGCGCGGCGTGCGCATGCAATTGCACTGGCACGACAACCCGCTCTACCGCTTTGCCGCGCGGCCGGACCTCTGCGCCGATCCGACCATCCGCCGCAACATCGCCCGGCTCGCCGAATATGGCTTCAGCTTCGATTTGCAGGTGTTCGCGCCGCAGATGGCTGATGCCGTCGGACTCGCCGACGCCTGTCCCGGCGTGATCTTCGTCCTGCAGCATGCCGGCATGCTGGAAGACCTCTCGCCCGCGGGCCGCTCGGCCTGGCGCGGCGGCATGATGCGGCTGGCCGCCTGTCCGAATATCGTCGCAAAACTTTCCGGCCTCGGCACCTTCATCCATCGCAACGATCCGGCGCTCATCACCGAGATCGTGGCCGACACGGTGGCGATCTTCGGCGCCGAGCGCTGCCTGTTCGGCTCCAACTTTCCGATCGAGAAACTTTGGACCAGCTATCGCGAACTGGTCGATGCCCATCGCGCCGCGATTGCCCATCTGAACGCCGAACAACGCGAAGCCGTCC